In Prescottella soli, a genomic segment contains:
- the treY gene encoding malto-oligosyltrehalose synthase, translated as MRPVTATYRLQLRGDSFTLDDARRLADYLDRLGVSHLYLSPILTATAGSTHGYDVTDPTTVSAALGGRAALVALSAELSERNMGLIVDLVPNHLGIAHPHENRWWWDVLTHGRRSPFARFFDIDWREDNGSDGRIALPVLGDASDLDGLRIDRSNGTPLLAVGDARFPIAPGTEEGEAREVHDRQAYRLVGWRDGSVGYRRFFAINDLVALRQEDARVFDTTHHQFASWVRDELVDGVRVDHPDGLSDPSGYFRNLREVIGPDRWLVAEKILAPDEPLDPTLPIDGTTGYDALAEYGGVFLDPDGAPVLTELAGRAGAPGDATWLRDTGIELRRRVARTDLAPELRRLARAILRDSPTFCNPDVLRDALVEALATAPAYRIDYAPLTSTLPHLIADILDRHPEWRSALTTLAGALVTGSESHTRFQQVCGAVTAKAVEDCLLYRTARLVSLQEVGGDPGRFGISVAEFHLRAADRARLWPRTMTTLSTHDTKRGEDVRARIGVLSQVPELWVRCVADWEMSTPSPDGVLGLFLWQNMFGIWPVDGSDASASPGLRDRLHRFAEKAARESGTRTSWTEIDAHFEHALHAWIDHVVDGPVGRSIGLVARQLAPHGWSDALGQKLLQLCAPGIPDVYQGTELWEDSLVDPDNRRPVEYEVRRALLKSMDTPGVETPPIDGSGATKLHVTRAALRLRRDRPESFVGGHYRPVFGVGPTAEHVVGFARGPAGEASDVIALATRHSVRLHESGWESSSVALPNGSWFDRLTGELYAGAAPLSKVFDRLPVALLVRLDRP; from the coding sequence ATGAGGCCGGTCACCGCGACGTACCGGCTCCAGCTGCGGGGCGATTCGTTCACTCTCGACGACGCGCGCCGCCTCGCGGACTACCTGGACCGACTCGGTGTCTCCCACCTGTACCTGTCACCGATACTGACCGCCACGGCGGGATCCACCCACGGCTACGACGTCACCGACCCCACCACGGTCTCCGCCGCGCTCGGTGGACGTGCAGCCCTGGTCGCGCTCTCGGCCGAGCTGAGCGAGCGCAACATGGGCCTGATCGTGGACCTCGTCCCCAATCACCTCGGCATCGCCCACCCCCACGAGAACCGTTGGTGGTGGGACGTCCTGACGCACGGTCGCCGTTCGCCGTTCGCGCGGTTCTTCGACATCGACTGGCGCGAGGACAACGGCTCGGACGGTCGTATCGCGCTGCCCGTCCTGGGGGACGCGTCCGATCTGGACGGTTTGCGGATCGATCGCAGCAACGGGACCCCGCTGCTCGCCGTCGGCGACGCGCGGTTTCCGATCGCGCCGGGCACGGAGGAGGGCGAAGCGCGCGAGGTCCACGATCGGCAGGCGTATCGGCTCGTGGGCTGGCGGGACGGCAGCGTCGGATATCGCCGGTTCTTCGCGATCAACGACCTGGTCGCACTGCGCCAGGAGGACGCCCGCGTCTTCGACACCACCCACCACCAGTTCGCGTCGTGGGTGCGCGACGAACTCGTCGACGGTGTCCGGGTGGATCACCCCGACGGCCTGAGTGATCCCTCCGGATACTTCCGGAACCTGCGGGAGGTGATCGGGCCCGACCGGTGGCTGGTGGCCGAGAAGATCCTCGCCCCGGACGAACCGCTGGATCCGACGCTGCCGATCGACGGCACCACCGGGTACGACGCGCTCGCCGAGTACGGTGGCGTCTTCCTCGACCCCGACGGCGCGCCGGTACTCACCGAGCTTGCCGGCCGCGCGGGAGCCCCGGGGGACGCGACGTGGCTGCGCGACACCGGAATCGAGCTGCGCCGCCGCGTCGCGCGCACCGATCTGGCGCCGGAGCTACGCCGACTGGCCCGGGCGATCCTGCGGGATTCGCCCACCTTCTGCAACCCGGATGTGCTGCGCGACGCGCTGGTGGAGGCGCTGGCGACCGCCCCGGCGTACCGCATCGACTACGCCCCGCTGACCAGCACACTCCCCCACCTGATCGCCGACATCCTCGACCGGCACCCGGAGTGGAGGTCCGCGTTGACCACACTCGCCGGCGCCCTGGTGACCGGGAGCGAGTCGCACACGCGATTTCAGCAGGTGTGCGGAGCGGTCACCGCGAAGGCGGTCGAGGACTGTCTGCTCTACCGCACGGCGCGGCTGGTGTCGCTGCAAGAGGTGGGCGGCGATCCGGGGCGGTTCGGCATTTCGGTCGCCGAGTTCCATCTGCGGGCGGCCGACCGGGCCCGGCTGTGGCCGCGGACGATGACGACCCTCTCGACCCACGACACCAAGCGCGGCGAGGACGTCCGGGCCCGGATCGGCGTGCTCTCCCAGGTTCCGGAACTGTGGGTCCGGTGCGTCGCCGACTGGGAGATGTCCACCCCCAGCCCGGACGGGGTACTCGGACTGTTCTTGTGGCAGAACATGTTCGGCATCTGGCCGGTCGACGGCTCGGACGCCTCGGCCTCCCCGGGCCTTCGTGATCGACTCCACCGGTTCGCCGAGAAGGCGGCCCGCGAATCCGGGACCAGAACCTCCTGGACCGAGATCGACGCACACTTCGAGCATGCGCTGCACGCGTGGATCGACCATGTCGTCGACGGCCCCGTCGGCCGCAGCATCGGGCTGGTCGCGCGGCAACTCGCGCCGCACGGTTGGTCGGACGCGCTGGGGCAGAAGCTGCTGCAGCTGTGCGCGCCGGGCATCCCGGACGTGTACCAGGGCACCGAACTGTGGGAGGACTCGCTGGTCGACCCGGACAACCGTCGACCCGTCGAGTACGAGGTGCGCCGCGCACTGCTGAAGTCGATGGACACACCGGGGGTCGAGACGCCACCGATCGACGGTTCGGGTGCCACGAAGCTGCACGTGACCCGCGCCGCGCTCCGCCTTCGCCGCGACCGGCCCGAGAGCTTCGTCGGCGGACACTACCGACCGGTGTTCGGTGTGGGCCCCACCGCCGAGCACGTCGTGGGTTTCGCCCGCGGCCCCGCCGGCGAGGCCTCCGACGTGATCGCACTGGCCACCCGCCACAGCGTCCGGCTCCACGAAAGCGGTTGGGAAAGTTCGAGTGTGGCGCTCCCCAACGGCAGCTGGTTCGACCGGCTCACCGGTGAGCTCTACGCCGGAGCCGCGCCGCTGTCGAAGGTGTTCGACCGGCTGCCCGTGGCGCTACTGGTGCGGTTGGACCGGCCCTGA
- the glgX gene encoding glycogen debranching protein GlgX, translating to MERTDPPPTSRVEVWPGSPYPLGATYDGGGTNFSVFSEVADAVELCLIAKDGTETRIPLDEVDGYVWHAYLPSVGPGQRYGFRVHGPHDPASGLRCDPSKLLLDPYGKAFDGTFVPQALRAGGAPSHPPLYAYGEDSLGHTMTTVVINPYFDWGTDRPPRTPYHETLIYEAHVKGMTATHPGVPEALRGTYAGLAHPEVIDHLRSLGVTAVELMPVHQFMHDQILVDRGLRNYWGYNTFGFLAPHAEYSSAEKPSGAVTEFKAMVRAFHEAGIEVILDVVYNHTAEGDHRGPTILFRGIDNAAYYRLDDDDPALYTDYTGTGNSLNARHPHTLQLIMDSLRYWVTEMHVDGFRFDLASTLARELHDVDRLSAFFDLVQQDPVVSQVKLIAEPWDVGEGGYQVGNFPGLWTEWNGKYRDTVRDYWRGQPATLGEFASRLTGSSDLYEATGRRPGASINFVTAHDGFTLADLVSYDEKHNEANGEEGRDGESHNRSWNCGVEGATDDPAILTLRARQRRNILATLLLSQGTPMLAHGDEMGRSQHGNNNVYCQDSPLSWMDWSLAESNADLLAFTRRTTTLRAAHPVFRRRRFFAGRPVRDEHSRDIAWLTPSGREMTTEDWDSGFGKGLVVYLGGDAIPEPDNRGRRVVDDSFLLFFNAHDGDLEFTVPGGDRDERWIGELDTTSDTGATDLVAKSDETLTVPSRSLLVLRRDRSS from the coding sequence ATGGAGCGTACGGACCCGCCGCCGACCTCACGGGTCGAGGTGTGGCCGGGCAGCCCGTACCCGCTGGGCGCCACCTACGACGGCGGCGGCACCAACTTCTCCGTGTTCTCCGAGGTGGCCGACGCCGTCGAGCTGTGCCTGATCGCGAAGGACGGCACCGAGACGCGGATCCCGCTGGACGAGGTGGACGGATACGTCTGGCACGCGTACCTGCCCTCGGTCGGCCCCGGGCAGCGGTACGGCTTCCGGGTGCACGGACCGCACGACCCGGCGTCCGGTCTGCGCTGCGACCCGTCCAAGCTCCTGCTCGACCCCTACGGGAAGGCCTTCGACGGCACCTTCGTCCCCCAAGCACTTCGTGCAGGGGGTGCCCCCAGCCATCCGCCGCTCTACGCGTACGGCGAGGACTCCCTCGGCCACACGATGACGACGGTGGTGATCAACCCGTACTTCGACTGGGGTACCGATCGGCCGCCGCGCACCCCGTACCACGAGACCCTCATCTACGAGGCACACGTGAAGGGCATGACCGCGACGCACCCCGGGGTGCCGGAGGCATTGCGCGGAACGTACGCCGGGCTGGCGCATCCCGAGGTGATCGACCACCTGCGGTCCCTGGGCGTCACCGCGGTCGAACTCATGCCGGTGCACCAGTTCATGCACGACCAGATCCTGGTCGATCGGGGGCTACGGAACTACTGGGGCTACAACACTTTCGGCTTCCTCGCCCCGCACGCCGAGTACTCGTCGGCGGAGAAGCCGAGCGGCGCGGTCACCGAGTTCAAGGCGATGGTCCGCGCGTTCCACGAGGCCGGGATCGAGGTGATCCTCGACGTCGTCTACAACCACACCGCCGAGGGCGATCACCGCGGTCCGACCATCCTGTTCCGGGGCATCGACAACGCCGCCTACTACCGACTCGACGACGACGATCCGGCGCTCTACACCGACTACACGGGCACCGGGAACAGCCTGAACGCCCGCCACCCGCACACGCTGCAGCTCATCATGGATTCGCTGCGGTACTGGGTCACCGAGATGCACGTCGACGGGTTCCGATTCGACCTGGCGTCCACGCTGGCACGCGAATTGCACGACGTGGACCGGCTTTCCGCGTTCTTCGACCTGGTGCAGCAGGACCCGGTGGTCAGCCAGGTGAAACTGATCGCCGAGCCGTGGGACGTCGGCGAGGGCGGCTACCAGGTGGGCAATTTCCCCGGCCTGTGGACCGAGTGGAACGGCAAGTACCGCGACACCGTCCGCGACTACTGGCGCGGCCAACCCGCGACGCTGGGCGAATTCGCGTCCCGCCTGACCGGCTCGTCGGACCTGTACGAGGCGACCGGACGCCGCCCCGGCGCCAGCATCAACTTCGTCACCGCCCACGACGGGTTCACGCTCGCCGACCTGGTGTCGTACGACGAGAAGCACAACGAGGCCAACGGCGAGGAGGGCCGCGACGGCGAAAGCCACAACCGGTCGTGGAACTGCGGGGTCGAAGGCGCCACCGACGACCCGGCGATCCTCACGCTCCGCGCCCGCCAGCGCCGGAACATCCTCGCGACGCTGCTGCTGAGCCAGGGCACCCCGATGCTGGCGCACGGCGACGAGATGGGACGGAGCCAACACGGCAACAACAACGTCTACTGCCAGGATTCGCCGCTGTCGTGGATGGACTGGTCACTGGCCGAGTCGAACGCCGACCTGCTCGCCTTCACCCGCCGCACGACGACGCTGCGCGCGGCACACCCAGTGTTCCGGCGCCGCCGGTTCTTCGCCGGCAGGCCGGTCCGCGACGAACACAGCCGCGACATCGCCTGGCTCACCCCGTCCGGGCGGGAGATGACGACCGAGGACTGGGACAGCGGATTCGGCAAGGGACTGGTCGTCTACCTGGGCGGCGACGCGATCCCCGAGCCGGACAACCGCGGCCGCCGGGTGGTGGACGACTCGTTCCTGCTGTTCTTCAACGCGCACGACGGCGACCTCGAGTTCACCGTTCCGGGCGGCGACCGCGACGAGCGATGGATCGGCGAGCTGGACACCACATCAGACACGGGCGCAACGGATCTCGTGGCCAAGTCCGACGAGACGCTCACCGTGCCGTCCCGATCCCTGCTGGTGCTACGTCGGGATCGGTCGTCATGA